The following are encoded in a window of Parvularculales bacterium genomic DNA:
- a CDS encoding LLM class flavin-dependent oxidoreductase, which translates to MTIVPISSPELKAAEVSYFSALCSDDYRHLGVPEGDLRSSWAHCSEIVKRSEVNGFRNILCPSSYQVGQDTLSFVAGCAPITEKVNLLAAVRCGEMQPIMLARTVATLDHMLNGRLTINIISSDFPGQKEDSSYRYRRSREVVEILKQSWTQDEINYQGEIYQFEGLTCDPARPYQQNGGPLLYFGGYSPDAIELCAQHCDVYLMWPETRDELAGRMRAVHDVATSFNRTLDYGLRVHMIVRKTEAEAREYAEELVSKLDDEDGQQIRNRALDSTSLGVAHQARSRDLADMEGFIEPHLWTGVGRARSGCGAALVGSADQILSEIEAYQKMGIRAFIFSGYPHLDECDYIGKLVLPEIKTCSLPHEYGRVPKSDPATPLGKGERR; encoded by the coding sequence ATGACAATTGTGCCCATTTCAAGTCCGGAACTGAAAGCAGCTGAAGTGAGTTATTTCTCAGCCCTTTGTTCGGATGATTACCGACATCTTGGTGTACCGGAGGGTGACTTGCGATCAAGTTGGGCACATTGCTCGGAGATTGTGAAACGTTCCGAGGTAAATGGTTTTCGTAATATTCTTTGTCCGTCCTCATATCAGGTCGGACAGGATACCCTGTCTTTTGTTGCAGGTTGCGCGCCGATCACCGAAAAGGTTAATTTGCTGGCGGCTGTGCGGTGCGGAGAGATGCAGCCGATAATGCTGGCCAGAACGGTAGCCACGCTGGATCATATGCTGAATGGGCGGCTGACTATCAACATCATCAGTTCTGATTTCCCGGGCCAGAAAGAAGACAGCTCCTACCGCTATCGGCGCTCGCGAGAGGTCGTGGAAATTTTGAAGCAGTCCTGGACGCAGGATGAAATAAATTATCAGGGGGAGATCTACCAGTTTGAAGGGCTGACGTGCGATCCGGCAAGGCCATACCAGCAGAATGGCGGCCCGCTACTTTATTTTGGCGGTTATTCCCCGGATGCGATCGAGCTTTGTGCCCAGCATTGCGATGTCTATTTGATGTGGCCGGAAACCCGTGATGAACTGGCCGGAAGAATGCGCGCCGTGCATGACGTGGCGACATCTTTTAACAGGACGCTCGATTACGGGCTACGTGTGCATATGATCGTTCGCAAGACGGAAGCTGAAGCCCGCGAATATGCCGAAGAGCTGGTTTCTAAGCTTGATGATGAGGACGGACAGCAAATTCGTAATCGGGCATTGGACAGTACATCGCTTGGTGTAGCCCATCAGGCGCGCAGCCGTGATCTGGCTGACATGGAAGGATTTATTGAGCCGCACTTGTGGACTGGTGTTGGACGGGCGCGTTCAGGCTGCGGAGCCGCCCTCGTTGGTTCGGCTGACCAGATACTCTCAGAAATTGAGGCCTATCAAAAGATGGGGATAAGAGCCTTCATCTTTTCCGGATATCCGCATCTGGATGAATGCGATTATATTGGCAAACTGGTCCTGCCGGAAATAAAGACCTGTTCCCTGCCACATGAATATGGCCGGGTTCCCAAAAGTGATCCTGCAACGCCGCTGGGCA